The stretch of DNA TCCGAAATTACTGACAACAGAGCGTCTTTGAAACAATATgaagttagttttattaatgtttactgTTAATTTATTTGCGGTTACCCATTTGAATATGTTATGCAATTCTTGAGTTAATTTTACATTTAAGTTACACAAATCATTATCTGTTAGAAGAAGGCGTGTATCATCGAGAAATAGAACGTAACTAAGCATATCACTAACATTACATTTATCATTGATGTATATCAGAAATAATATAGGACCTAATATAGAACCTTGTGGCACACCttaataatagttttttttttttatttgacatttAATTGTTACAAAATACAGACTGTTTCCTACCTGACAGGTAACTAGCAAACAATTTTAGTGGTAATCCTCTAACTCCAATGTTTTCTAGCTTGTCTAATAATATGTTATGATCAATAGAGTGAAATGCTTTACTCAGATCAAGAAAACCCCTACTACAtggttctttctctccatattctTGTATATTTCACTTGTAAACTTCAGTATTGCTGTTTCTGTGGATTTATTTTTTGCGGAATCCAAACTGATTGCTTGAAAGCAGGTTGAAAGATTCTATTAATGCAGTCAGTCTCTTTGCTATTGCTTTTTCAAGTATTTTGTACAatgtccttatccgtccatgtatggagtatgcttcacgtgtctgggggggttccactcatactgctcttctagacagggtggaatcaaaagcttttcgtctcatcaactcctcttctctaactgactgtcttcagcctctctctcatctccgcaatgctgcatctctagctgtcttctaccgctattttcatgctaactgctcttctgatcttgctaactgcatgcctcccctcctcccgcagcctcgctgcacaaaactttcttctttttctcaccccttattctgtctacctctctaatgcaagagttaactagtattctcaatcattcatccctttctctggtaaactctggagctccttACTTGTTtttgcatttccaccttcctatgacctgaattccttcaagagggaggtttcaagacacttctccaccaattttttttactaccgctttggaccatttttggggactggcatctcagtgggcttttttttttatttgatttttgttatccttggccagtgttcctcctacataaaaaaaaaaaaaaaaatcaaacacacacacacacacacacacacacacacacacacacaccgtgttGTGTAgaggttagcacgctcggctaacaaccaagaaggcctgggttcgaatcccgggcgcgccgaggcaaatgggcgaacctcttaatgtgtagcccctattcacttagcagcaagtaggtatgggatgtaacctgagggCCTGTAACCTCGCTgttctggtgtgtggtgtgtcagtggtctcagtcctacccaaaagATCTGCCACTATGAACTCTGAGCTCCTTCTGTAGCGGAATGGCTGGCTGGAAGATCAGCAGACGACCATacatgaatcacacacacacacacacacacacacacacacacacacacacacacacacaaatcaacatggacaaacgcacacacacatacacaaagacatggacacacacacacacacacacacacacacacacatacagaggaggaggcagtacacaggaggaggcagtaagcacctgccgaaacgataattactcccagtgaggtgtgcagcactgttcagggtgtgctgtgaacttatcactaagcccagctgtgacctcactgaacgtttccctttgtgtctcacaacacaagggggcagtcacagcctgccctctaaagacaactctcttcctccacacaaaactacaagcacctaataacacacacacccttcactcaaaatttcaaaattatcatggcgactcctacaccagcctcggagtccccatctgaggaggtgaccacaaatgtccccaggtcggactgcccttctgacaacgaccttaagtgtcttgacaccccccccctcaactttttcttcattaacttctgcaacaatcgcggtctaagatctaattttcaatctgtagaacaccacctctcctcttctaaacctcatcttcttttcatcactggaactcaggtgtctgacacaattgacagtagccccttttctgttccctcctactttctctatcctcattttcgatccaaagctggatgtagcgttaatgtgcgcaatgacttaacctgctcttgtgctcacgctcttgaaccttccgagttttccaacacctggctacgactacagagtcactctcaaactaaatttgttgatgctgtatatctctgacctaactcctctgactataagaaattctttgactacttaacttccaaagtggagcacattctgaccctcttcccttttgcagagatctccattcttggagacttcaatgttcaccaccagctttggctttcctctcccttcactgaccatcctggtgaactagcctacaactttgctatcctccatgacctagagcaattggtgcaacaccctatttgtattcctgactgtcttggagatacacccaacattcttgatcttttcttgacctctaatctttctgcttatgctgtcaccctttcttctccattgggctcctccgatcacaatttcatatcttcttatcgctccaatccctcctcaggatccccataagcgGAGGTGCCGCTGGCGATTTGCTTATGTTAGTTGGGGCGACCTGAAGAggaattttgctgattttccttggaatgactactgcttccgtgtcggagacccgtctttgtgtgctgagcgcataacagaggtgatagtgtctggcatggaggcataaattcctcactcttttcctcgaccttccaaaccttggttcaccaaagcttgttctcgtgctatacatgatagagaggtggttcataaaaggtacttaagcctttcatcaccagaatctcatgcactttataacTTTGtatggaaccatgccaagtctgttctccaactaactaaaaactccttcattaacagaaagtgtcaaaatctttcaagatctaactcccctcgtgacttctggcatgaAACCAAAAATATccctaataactttgcttcttcttcttctttccctcctttatttcaaccagatggcaccactgttatcacatcaatctctaaagctgaactcttccctcaaacctttgctaaaaactctaccttggacgattctggacttgctccttcctctcctccaccctctgactactttttgctacctattaaaattctttgcaatgatgttttccatacccttgcTAGCCTAACccatcggaaggcttatggacctaatggggtccctcctattgttctccgaaactgtgcatctgtgcttgcaccttccctagtcaaactctttcatctctgtctgtcaacatctacctttccttcttgctggaagtttgcctacattcagcctgttcataaaaatggtgaccgttctaatccctcaaactaccatcctattgctttaatttcctgtctatctaatttttttttttaatatatcctcaacaggaagatttttaaacatctgttacttcacaaccttctatctgatagccagtatgggttccgtcaaggccgctctactgatgatcttctggctttccttactgagtctttgtcatcatcctcttttacagattttggtgaaacttttcctgttgccttgtaCATAtaagaagcttttgatagagtctggcacaatgctttgatttccaaactactctcctatggcTTTTATCCTCTTTGTAACCTcatcccaagtttcctttctgacagttctattgctgctgtggtagacggttactgttattctcctaaatctattaacagtggtgttcctcagggttctgtcctgtcacccactctcttcttattattcattagggatctaaaccaaacttcttgtcctatccactcctacgctgatgatacataccatcctgcacttttccattgtcttttcatagacgtccaacctttcaggaagtaaacatttcactcaggaaagccacagaatgcctgacatctgatctttttaaaatttgtaATAGGGcctgagcaaacttggtattgttcagtgcctcaaaaactcaattcctccatctatcaacttgacacaaccttccagacaactatctcctcttcttcaatgacactcaactgccctcctcttctacactgaacatcctcggtctgtcttttatttatgatctgaactggaaacttcacatctcatctctagttaaaacatcATCTataaaattaggtgttctgagacgtctccgccagtttttctcccccaccctcagatgctaactctgtacaagggccttatccgtccatgtatggagtatgctttacttCTCTGAGGCAgagcgttccactcataccgcacttctagacagggtggaatcaaaattatttcgtctcatcaactcctctcctctcagtgactgtcttcagcctccctctcatcgccgcagtgttgcatctctagctgtcttcttccgctttttccatgctaactgctcttctgatcttgctaactgcatgcctccccttctcccacggcctcgctgcacaagacattcttctttctctcacccctattctgtccatctctctaatgcaagagttaaccagtattctcaatcatttatccctctctctactccctgcctccttctgtatttccaccttcctatgacttaaattcattcaagtgggaggtttcaagacacttatccttcaatttttgtctACCACTTTctacccttttctgggactgatACATCACtgggcttttatttatttatttatttatttttttattggatttttgtcgTTCTCGGCCAGTGTCCcaactacattaaaaaaaaaaaaaagtaacacacgCACCACCTACCTTCCTTCACAAACGATGCAGCCCGCTAATATTTGAGGCTCTATTtttaaatcaatacaaaaattaaatttCAAAACGGATGAAATATATTATCTAAAGACTTACAGGTGCGTGGGAGTAGGCTTAGGTGTTTGGGAACGGTGCAGCCTGCAGACACTGAGACACATGTACTGACCGAGGGCCGAGCCAGTGACAACAACAAACcggtttgttgttgttcgtcagGCTAGAATCGGCACATGAACAAGACACGTTCAGTTAGTCACGACACCCCCGCACTCCACCAccccccacatctctctctctctctctctctctctctctctctctctctctctctctctctctctctctctctctctctctctctcatgacgctGAATATCAGTAGATTTCTCGGTAGGTCTGATCGAAAATCCAATATATTTGACCTTATTTTCGAAATCATTCGGTATATCGGTAGATTCATCAAATATCCAGTAGATTTTCATGTTTATCGGTAGATTTGGCAACACTGGGCCTTGACTAACGGGCcggggagggaaggacttcGCTCCTACCCATCCCCTGCCTCTGCCACAGCCGCGCCCATTGCCACACTCCTGCCACTTTCTCCGCCCATGCACATCATCTCGCCCACGCCCGTGCCATAACGGGGCTCGCTCAGAGCATCATCACCTATTCACATCTCCGCAACTAGTCTGTCTCTGTATTAATCTCTTAATCccttacacattctctctctctctctctctctctctctctcctctctctctctctctctctctctctctctctctctctctctctctctctctctctctctctacttacccAAAACGGCTGTCAGCCTACAGCACACCTGCTTCCCTCAtgtgacaccacacacactcacatgagAGTGCTCTACGAAACTACGTGTATCAACTCTTTCAACCTACTGCTTGAGTCACTGCATAACAGGAAaactctttatgtgtgtgtgtgtgtgtgtgtgtgtgtgtgtgtgtgtgtctgtgtgtgtgtgtgtgtgtgtgtgtgtgtgtgtgtgtgtgtgtgtgtgtgtgtgtgtgtgttgtaaggtataataaagataataaatatggaaaacattattaaataTATAGTGAACagacaaataagaataaaagatgcaatgagagagagagagagagagagagagagagagagagagagagagagagagagagagagagagagagagagagaggatgtggtgCAAGTTGCCAGCGATATACTCATAACCATAAcctgaaaagaatgaaatcttTGGGTCCTTGCACTGCTGAATTAGAAtgacaaggaggggaaggaggaggaagctcagGCAAAGCTGCAGAGATGGaggcgatttttttttacttgcactGAAattctgttcacacacacacacacacacacacacacacacacacacacacacacacaagcgcgcgcGTTATTTCCGGACATAacatctctctttatttttcgttaaatttttttttcgttttttcattCAATAAGCAAATGTTAGCTgcccttcattaacagaaaaccaagaaaggtaacagaaaaggaggaggaactacACACTACACTGgatcacaccacaccataatGCACCAAACCACACTACCATATCACACTACACCACAttgtaccacaccacaccacaacaccacatcacTCTGTACCACACTATATCAcgcaacaccacaccactctccaCCACACTTATCTACACCACACTGCCTCACACCACTCCATGCCcttccacaacacaccacaccacaatgcaccacaccacacaacactgctTCACTctgcaccacacaacactgTATCACACCACGCCATACCACACTGCATCACAGCACACCACAatgcaccacactgcaccacaccacaccacactgcatcacaccacaccacattccATCACACTACACCATCCCACACCACACCAAATCACACtttaccacaccacactgcactgcAGCACACTACACTTCACCAAGACACCACACcagaccacaccacaccacaccacaccacgcaacaccacaccacaccacactgtgtcacgccacatcacatcacactaCAGTACACCACGcctcaccacatcacaccacaccacaccacactgcacaacatcacacaacaccacaatgtACTGCacaaaccacaccacactgagacgtctccgctagtttttctcacctccccagctgttgactgtacaagggccttatccgtccatgtatggagtatgcttcacatgtctgcgggggctccactcataccgcttttttagacagggtgaaatcaaaaccttttcgtctcatcaacttctctcctcaactaactttcttcagcctctctgtcatcgccgcaatgttgcatctctagctgtcttatatcgctattttcatgctaactgctcttctgttcatgctaactgcatgcctcccctccttccgcggcctcgctgcacaagactttcttctttctctcacccttattctgtccacctctctaatgcaagagttaaccagtattctcaatcattcatccctttctctggtagactgaaactccctgcctgcttctgtatttccaccttcctatgacttgaattccttcaagagagaggtttcaagacacttatccttcaattttttttactaagacttcggaccctattcggtaACTGGCATCttagtgagctttttttttttatttatttttttatttttgttgcccttgaccaatgtctctactacataaaaaaaaaaaaaaaatcaccacgtCACCAAACACTATACCACACACTAGTCAGCCAGCAGCAGTGTAGAGGATTACACAGGCCAACAACCACATcacactgcacaccacacaccagccagtcacccagcagcagtgtacaggataacacaagccaacaagtgcatcacacaccacactacactgcacaccacacaccagccagtcacccagcagcAACACTGTTTGGGATTACACAGGCCAACAAGCACATcacactgcacaccacacaccagccagtcacccagcagcagtgtacaggataacacaagccaacaagtgcatcacacaccacactacactgcacaccacacaccagccagtcacccagcagcAACACTGTTTGGGATTACACAGGCCAACAAGCacatcacacaccacatcaaCAGCCACCAATAGTGGATGGGATTACACAGTCCAGCAAGCACAGCACACACCACACTGTCGTGGTCCAAGATACTGTATGGATATGGTACataaaagctactggaaaactcacaaacattttcatattttaattggtaactactaattatttacatgtCTTACAAGTCAAAATTTCCCACTGGCATTCATCCTCAATTCGTTTAAAATTACTTGGTATCACTTTATgtctcttcaacatattcattgATCAACGCAATCAGCATGCACGAACAAAGACAATACCAGGTTCATAAACACAACTAATATTCAATCAGCacaattaatgttcagttagaaaaacacacgtgacatcttccttcactggtgaactagccttcagctttgctatcctccacgacctagagcaattggtgcaacaccctactcatattcctgaccgtcttggagatacgcccaacattcttgaccttttcctgacctctaatccttctgcttatgctgttaccctctcttctccattggactcttccaatcacaatttcatatcttcttcctatcactccaatctctcctcagcatccccctaagcggaggtgccactggcgttttgcctctgctagttgggggggacctgaggaggtattttgttgattttccttggaatgactactgcttccatgacagagacccgtctttgtgtgctgaacgcataacagaggtgatagtgtctggcacggaggtgtacattcttcattctttttctccacctaatccttccaaaccttggtttaacgcagcatgttctcgtgctatacatgatagaaaggtggcccacaaaaggtactttagccttccatcaccagaatctcatgcactttatatttctgcttggAACCaggccaagtctgttctccaactagccaaacactccttcattaatagaaagtgtcaaaatctttcaagatttaactccctcgtgacttctggcacctaaccaaaaTTGTCTCCAGGGCTTGTTCCTaactcttctccaccctctgactatttcatgctacctattgaaaattctacacaatgatgttttccatgccctcgctggcctaaaccctcggaaggcttatggacctgaaggaatccctcctattgttccatgcttacaccttgcctagtcaaactttttcaactctgtctgtcaacatcaaccattcctttttgctggaagtttgcctacattcagcctgtttctaacaATGGTGATTGttttaatccttcaaactaccgtcctattgctttaatttcctgttcgtctaaagttttttaatctatcctcaacaggaagattcttaaacatctatcacttcacaaccttctatctaatcacCACTATTGGTTCCattaaggccgctctactggtgatcttctggctttcctttctgagtcttggtcatcctctttgagagattttggtgaaaatttggCTATTGCCTTGGATgtatctggcacaaagctttgatttctaaactaccttcctacggcttctatccttctctctataacttcatctaaagtttcctttctgaccgttgtattgctgctgtggtagacggtcatctcctaaatctattaacagtagtgttcctcagggttttgtactctcaccctctctcttcctattatttatcaatgattttctaaaccaaacatcttgtcctatccacttccaTGCTGCACTTCCattccctgcacttttccatgtcttttcatagacatccaactcttcaggaagtaaacagttcatgcaaggaagccacggaatgcctcacttctgatctttctaaactttctaattggagcagagcaaacttggtattgttcaatgcccgaaaaactcaattcctccaactatcaactcaacacaaccttccacatatatatatatatatatatatatatatatatatatatatatatatatatatatatatatatatatatatatatatatatatatatatatatatatatatatatatatacatatatatatatatatatatatatatatatatatatatatatatatatatatatatatatatatatatatatatatatataatattatatatatatatatatatataaatatatatatatatatatatatatatatatatatatatatatatatatatatatatatatatatatatatatatatatatatatatatatatatatatatatatatatatatatatatatatatttatatatatatatatatatatatatatatatatttttttttttgcaacagtGATGAGTGCAACACACCTTGGTTGAGGGTTCCTGCCTCTGTTTTGGTGGCCTTCTTtgaggctgcctgcctctgtcttgCTGGCTTCCTTCACGCTGTTTGCCTCTCTGCTGCTTCCCTGGAATGTCAAATAAATCTTTTAGCAATAAAAGCCGTGTTGGGGGCAACAAGGcgctgtaacacacacacacgccaggatgcttgttgttggtgttgtgggaGGTGTGTCAAGCCAagggtggtgatagtgacgtGTGCTTCATGTGCCTCACGGCTTACAAACAATAATGTAACTTGCACTCCCGTGACCTTGAGCACCAGCTCCTGCTGGCGGCCACTCACTGCTGCCAAGTGTACGATGACCTTGCTCCTCTTCATAATAGAAACTGAggcacta from Scylla paramamosain isolate STU-SP2022 unplaced genomic scaffold, ASM3559412v1 Contig10, whole genome shotgun sequence encodes:
- the LOC135096966 gene encoding uncharacterized histidine-rich protein DDB_G0274557-like; its protein translation is MHQTTLPYHTTPHCTTPHHNTTSLCTTLYHATPHHSPPHLSTPHCLTPLHALPQHTTPQCTTPHNTASLCTTQHCITPRHTTLHHSTPQCTTLHHTTPHCITPHHIPSHYTIPHHTKSHFTTPHCTAAHYTSPRHHTRPHHTTPHHATPHHTTLCHATSHHTTVHHASPHHTTPHHTAQHHTTPQSSHPAAVYRITQANKCITHHTTLHTTHQPVTQQQHCLGLHRPTSTSHCTPHTSQSPSSSVQDNTSQQVHHTPHYTAHHTPASHPAATLFGITQANKHITHHINSHQ